The Bernardetia litoralis DSM 6794 genome includes a window with the following:
- a CDS encoding cytochrome c oxidase subunit II, with amino-acid sequence MNGLIIAAVGVLFLVLMALIYRVFMLVRVAKDVKEPNARDSKVGMSNKVNSILFIVFFFVLFASIFAYGFSAKLKYILPEASSIHGVEIDFLFWLTTAVVFFVFLLTHILLFFFPYMYRYKEHKRATFIPHNNQLEIAWTIVPAIVLSGLVVTGWTVWSDITSPAPKEALHIEVMGHQFAWKVRYGGKDGQIGKFNYMKIDPTNQVGMDFEADESNYDDFMYNELRLPQGRPVLLKIRSRDVLHSVFLPHFRVKMDAVPGMPTQFWFTPTKTAEEVKEELKEKGDPNWDAFEYKLACTEICGGSHFAMFLKVSVLKEAEFNEWYNSEEAWAAKNVDYLKEQGIKNIPSNLASK; translated from the coding sequence ATGAACGGATTAATCATTGCTGCCGTAGGCGTTCTGTTCCTCGTCTTAATGGCTCTTATCTATCGTGTTTTCATGCTTGTGCGTGTTGCGAAAGATGTTAAAGAACCAAATGCTAGAGATAGCAAAGTAGGAATGTCGAATAAAGTGAATTCGATTTTATTTATCGTATTCTTTTTTGTGCTTTTTGCTTCTATTTTTGCTTATGGATTTTCTGCTAAATTAAAATATATTTTACCAGAAGCATCATCTATACATGGAGTAGAAATTGACTTTTTGTTTTGGCTCACAACAGCTGTTGTATTCTTTGTATTTTTACTGACACATATTTTATTGTTCTTTTTTCCTTATATGTATCGTTACAAAGAGCATAAAAGAGCAACATTTATTCCTCATAATAATCAATTAGAAATTGCTTGGACGATTGTTCCTGCAATTGTTTTGAGTGGGCTTGTGGTTACAGGTTGGACTGTTTGGTCTGATATTACTTCTCCTGCCCCTAAAGAAGCACTTCATATTGAGGTAATGGGACACCAATTTGCTTGGAAGGTTCGTTATGGAGGAAAAGATGGTCAAATTGGTAAATTCAATTACATGAAAATAGACCCTACAAATCAAGTAGGAATGGACTTTGAAGCTGATGAGTCTAATTATGATGATTTTATGTACAATGAATTACGCCTTCCACAAGGAAGACCAGTTTTATTAAAAATTCGTTCTCGTGATGTTCTTCATAGTGTATTTTTACCTCACTTTAGAGTAAAAATGGATGCAGTACCTGGAATGCCAACACAGTTTTGGTTTACTCCAACAAAAACAGCTGAAGAAGTAAAAGAAGAACTCAAAGAAAAAGGTGATCCTAATTGGGATGCTTTTGAATATAAGTTAGCTTGTACAGAAATCTGTGGAGGAAGTCATTTTGCGATGTTCTTAAAAGTTTCTGTTTTGAAAGAAGCAGAGTTCAATGAATGGTATAACTCTGAAGAAGCTTGGGCTGCTAAAAACGTAGATTATTTGAAAGAACAAGGAATTAAAAATATTCCTTCTAATCTTGCTTCCAAATAA
- a CDS encoding cytochrome c oxidase subunit I, giving the protein MADTTNQASGQDVHELHYDVENHGFVHEEHHDDHEHHGNFWTNYIFSTDHKVIAKQYLFTAIFWALIGVGMSVIFRLQLGFPDADLSFLKPIMGKWIDASGKIDKEFYLALVTMHGTIMVFFVLTAGLSGTFSNYLIPLQIGARDMASGFMNMLSYWFFALAGVIMFYSLFIETGPASGGWVIYPPLSALPQAMPGSGLGMSLWLSSMAFFIVSTLLGGINYISTVINMRVRGMSFNRLPLTIWAFFITAVIGLLSFPVLLSAALLLIFDRSFGTSFFLSDIYIGGEALPNQGGSAILFQHLFWFLGHPEVYIVILPALGISSEVIATNSRKPIFGYHAMILSIIGIAVLSFVVWAHHMFVSGMDPFLGTIFMFLTLIIAVPSAVKAFNYITTLWKGNLVFTPAMLFSIGLVSLFIVGGLTGIHLANAAIDIQLHDTYFVVAHFHLVMGAASFFGMLAGIYHWYPKMFGRMMDAKMGYFHFWTTFIGVYAIFFPMHFIGIAGFPRRYYSHTAFEPFGLFTDLNMFISTAAILTFLVQFVFIFNFFYSMFKGRLAPANPWKSNTLEWTTPRFPGHGNWVGEIPNVFRWPYDYSKPGAKDDFIPQHIPYSETPESNLPFEEKLATLEKQQQQEGIKIQKTPEAPASDTSKNDLDDSKNV; this is encoded by the coding sequence ATGGCTGATACAACAAATCAAGCAAGCGGACAAGATGTTCACGAATTACATTATGATGTTGAAAATCATGGCTTTGTTCATGAAGAACATCATGATGACCATGAGCATCACGGGAATTTTTGGACAAACTATATTTTCTCAACTGATCATAAAGTAATTGCAAAACAGTATTTGTTTACTGCAATATTTTGGGCTTTGATAGGAGTAGGAATGTCTGTAATATTTCGTTTGCAACTCGGTTTTCCTGACGCAGATTTATCTTTTTTAAAACCAATTATGGGTAAATGGATAGATGCAAGTGGGAAAATAGATAAAGAATTTTATCTAGCACTAGTAACCATGCATGGTACAATAATGGTTTTCTTTGTACTTACAGCTGGTCTTAGTGGAACATTTAGTAATTATCTTATTCCATTACAAATTGGAGCTAGAGATATGGCTTCTGGATTCATGAACATGCTTTCTTATTGGTTCTTTGCATTAGCAGGCGTGATTATGTTTTATTCTTTATTTATAGAAACAGGACCTGCATCAGGAGGCTGGGTAATTTATCCACCACTTAGTGCATTACCACAGGCTATGCCAGGTTCTGGTTTAGGAATGTCGTTATGGTTGTCTAGTATGGCATTTTTTATTGTTTCTACTTTGTTAGGAGGAATAAATTATATTTCTACAGTAATTAATATGCGTGTTCGTGGTATGTCATTTAACCGTTTGCCACTTACTATTTGGGCTTTCTTTATTACTGCTGTTATTGGCCTTTTATCATTTCCTGTTTTACTCTCAGCAGCATTACTTTTGATTTTTGACCGTAGTTTTGGTACAAGTTTCTTCCTATCTGATATTTATATTGGTGGAGAAGCTCTTCCAAACCAAGGTGGTAGTGCAATTTTGTTCCAGCATTTATTTTGGTTCTTAGGACACCCAGAAGTATATATTGTAATTCTTCCTGCTCTAGGAATTTCATCAGAAGTAATTGCTACCAATTCAAGAAAACCTATTTTTGGTTATCATGCAATGATTTTATCTATTATTGGTATTGCTGTTCTTTCGTTTGTCGTTTGGGCGCATCACATGTTTGTATCAGGTATGGATCCTTTTTTAGGAACTATCTTTATGTTCTTGACTCTTATTATTGCAGTTCCTTCGGCAGTAAAAGCATTTAACTATATTACTACACTTTGGAAAGGTAACTTGGTATTTACGCCAGCGATGCTTTTCTCTATTGGATTGGTTTCGCTTTTTATTGTGGGTGGTCTTACAGGTATTCACTTGGCTAATGCAGCAATTGATATTCAATTACATGATACCTATTTTGTAGTAGCTCACTTTCACCTTGTAATGGGAGCAGCTTCATTCTTTGGAATGCTTGCTGGTATTTATCACTGGTATCCAAAAATGTTTGGACGTATGATGGATGCTAAAATGGGGTATTTCCACTTTTGGACTACATTTATAGGTGTATATGCGATATTCTTTCCAATGCACTTTATTGGTATTGCTGGTTTTCCTCGTCGTTATTATTCTCACACAGCATTCGAACCTTTTGGTTTGTTTACAGACTTGAATATGTTTATTAGTACAGCAGCCATTTTAACATTCCTTGTACAGTTTGTATTTATTTTCAACTTTTTCTACTCTATGTTTAAAGGACGTTTAGCTCCTGCAAACCCTTGGAAATCAAATACTTTAGAATGGACAACTCCTCGTTTCCCTGGACATGGTAACTGGGTGGGCGAAATTCCTAATGTATTCCGTTGGCCTTATGATTACAGTAAACCAGGTGCAAAAGATGATTTTATTCCTCAGCACATTCCATATTCTGAAACTCCTGAATCTAATTTACCTTTTGAAGAGAAATTAGCTACTCTTGAAAAGCAACAACAACAAGAAGGAATTAAAATTCAGAAAACTCCAGAAGCACCAGCTTCTGATACTTCTAAAAATGATTTAGATGATAGCAAAAATGTATAA
- a CDS encoding tetratricopeptide repeat protein has product MSQNNTNRDKKIRSILERSSNINAQNLQKYIDKKLSKEELHEVEKQLLNSDFATEALEGFENADFKVNITASTNQLNKEIKKYNKERGFYKTNYRYFYAAASVILIFGISFSLTRSLKKDEFVEQNTISDISQSKQTTNEETPILALNKDKELIEKLKNEEITEMKASRNEVKIENNRALNQDKSETEQDFSTSDIWITKKEKIENSADEIIPLDSFERTTTSPTTTNIEQLADDDYNFFSDNEQKNKSTRNQKSSTELLSDAMQSYENKKYTEANLLFDSYLIANPTNAQALYFGGMSYYDNDNYSKSIPLLEKFLIQKSNILYQKNHQDAEWYLANSYLKVKQKQKAKTILQKIAKSNSKYSNQAKSLLKN; this is encoded by the coding sequence ATGAGCCAAAATAATACCAATAGAGACAAAAAAATAAGAAGCATTTTGGAGCGTTCTTCAAATATTAATGCCCAAAATTTACAAAAATATATAGATAAAAAACTAAGTAAAGAAGAGTTACACGAAGTAGAAAAACAACTTCTAAATTCAGATTTTGCAACTGAAGCATTAGAAGGATTTGAGAATGCTGACTTTAAAGTAAATATTACAGCAAGCACAAATCAGCTCAATAAAGAAATAAAAAAATACAATAAAGAGCGAGGATTTTATAAAACAAATTACAGATATTTTTATGCAGCAGCTTCAGTAATTTTAATTTTTGGTATTTCATTTAGTCTAACAAGAAGTTTGAAAAAAGATGAGTTTGTAGAACAAAATACAATCTCTGATATTTCACAAAGCAAACAAACTACAAATGAAGAAACACCCATTTTGGCATTAAATAAAGATAAAGAACTAATAGAAAAACTTAAAAATGAAGAAATAACAGAAATGAAAGCAAGCAGAAATGAAGTAAAAATTGAAAATAACCGTGCTTTAAATCAAGATAAATCAGAAACAGAACAAGATTTTTCTACATCAGATATTTGGATTACAAAAAAAGAAAAAATAGAAAATTCAGCTGATGAAATTATACCTTTAGATAGTTTTGAAAGAACTACAACATCTCCTACTACCACAAATATTGAACAGTTAGCAGATGATGATTATAATTTCTTTTCTGATAATGAGCAAAAAAATAAATCTACAAGAAATCAAAAATCTTCAACAGAATTATTATCCGATGCGATGCAATCTTATGAAAACAAAAAATATACAGAGGCAAATCTTTTATTTGATTCTTATTTAATTGCAAACCCAACTAATGCACAAGCTCTATATTTTGGAGGAATGTCGTATTATGACAATGATAATTACAGCAAATCAATTCCATTGCTAGAAAAGTTTTTAATTCAAAAATCTAATATTCTTTATCAGAAAAATCATCAAGATGCAGAATGGTATTTAGCTAATTCTTATTTAAAAGTAAAGCAAAAGCAGAAAGCAAAAACTATTTTACAGAAAATAGCTAAGTCTAATAGTAAATATTCGAATCAAGCTAAATCATTATTGAAAAACTAA
- a CDS encoding RNA polymerase sigma factor, with amino-acid sequence MFVKLFSKKNPRSDLELIEAYKETKDNKFVGELFERYTHLVYGVCLKYLKDEQDSKDAVLLIFEKLLTDLLRFEIQNFPPWLHRLSQNYCLMYLRQRQREFKRSEDYFTNQDDERMDSDPDWHLSNKNEKHEKEERLNSIEEALEALNPEQKQCVKLFFLEEKSYQEIVTITGFSLSKVKSFLQNGKRNIKKQLGILTLVFWLLFM; translated from the coding sequence ATGTTTGTTAAGTTATTTTCTAAGAAAAATCCTCGTTCGGATTTAGAACTTATTGAGGCGTATAAAGAAACCAAAGATAATAAATTTGTGGGCGAGCTTTTTGAGCGTTATACCCACTTGGTATATGGTGTTTGTTTGAAGTATCTCAAAGATGAACAGGACAGTAAAGATGCTGTTTTGCTTATTTTTGAAAAATTATTAACCGACTTACTACGTTTTGAGATACAAAATTTCCCTCCTTGGTTGCATCGCCTTTCTCAAAATTATTGTTTAATGTATCTGCGCCAACGCCAAAGGGAATTTAAGCGAAGTGAAGATTATTTCACAAATCAAGATGATGAACGTATGGATTCTGACCCAGATTGGCATCTATCTAATAAAAATGAAAAACATGAAAAAGAAGAACGGCTAAACAGTATTGAGGAAGCACTAGAGGCACTCAATCCTGAACAAAAACAATGTGTAAAACTTTTCTTTTTAGAAGAAAAAAGCTATCAAGAAATTGTAACCATTACAGGTTTTTCGCTTTCCAAAGTAAAAAGTTTTCTTCAAAATGGAAAACGAAATATCAAAAAACAGTTAGGCATTCTAACTTTAGTTTTTTGGTTATTGTTTATGTAA
- a CDS encoding outer membrane beta-barrel protein: MQNLLLSIYKFPTKIHNLFSLPFYFTFLLLFLFSAQQISAQVQINMRLQTGLPLEDFAQKNESMAFGIGGMFLVPLKDKSIVSLGLDLGYMVYGIKSDDYIDNNGYNYTLKTNNNIFESFAMVRFKPRWEKSFIYPYVDGLIGGRYIYTRTTEEEDGVDIDSFIEQDGFSFAYGGAGGVLVSLSENIKLDIRAVYTQGSRTKYLTKNSIYPDPTFPDEFIYDVKNTRTDMLSLQAGITFVF; encoded by the coding sequence ATGCAAAATCTCCTTTTATCAATCTACAAATTTCCTACAAAAATACATAATTTATTCTCCCTTCCTTTTTATTTTACTTTTCTTCTTCTGTTTCTGTTTTCAGCTCAACAAATTTCGGCTCAAGTACAAATTAATATGAGATTACAAACAGGTTTGCCTTTGGAAGATTTTGCTCAAAAAAATGAATCTATGGCTTTTGGAATTGGTGGAATGTTCCTTGTTCCTCTTAAAGATAAATCTATTGTTTCCTTAGGATTGGATTTGGGATATATGGTTTATGGAATTAAATCAGATGATTATATAGATAATAATGGATATAATTATACTTTAAAAACAAATAATAATATTTTTGAGAGTTTTGCAATGGTACGTTTTAAGCCTCGCTGGGAAAAATCATTCATTTATCCATACGTAGATGGGCTTATAGGAGGCAGATATATTTATACCAGAACCACAGAAGAAGAAGATGGAGTAGATATAGATTCATTTATCGAACAAGATGGATTTTCTTTTGCCTATGGTGGAGCTGGAGGTGTATTGGTTTCGCTTTCAGAAAATATAAAATTAGATATTCGTGCTGTTTATACACAAGGAAGCAGAACAAAATATTTAACCAAAAATTCTATTTATCCAGACCCAACATTCCCAGATGAGTTTATCTATGATGTCAAAAATACAAGAACAGATATGCTTTCATTACAAGCAGGAATTACATTTGTGTTTTAG
- a CDS encoding endonuclease/exonuclease/phosphatase family protein, which yields MKKNILLFFSIFVLFASATSSCSSSEQSSNNNKRPNTPILSDNSDGKDKNVKAETIKILSWNLYNFGKSKDAQEIEYIAKKLKDYDIVAIQEVSTSLYGIRAVAKLADELNRTGSKWEYKISEPTSGNGKERYAYVWKTSTKNAKILLKKDWLEESIEAKVDREPYMARFEIESKSTKNTVLLGSFHAVPTSKDPEKEVVFLEEIPNKYRTDNILIMGDFNLSQKHEAFDGLRERSFVAAFEGQKTSLRMKLKDGNPLNKEYDNIFVEKRGFEIKKAEVIHFYKDYKSLKEARYISDHIPIWVELDFK from the coding sequence ATGAAAAAAAATATACTTTTATTCTTCTCAATTTTTGTGCTTTTTGCTTCTGCAACTTCATCTTGTAGTTCTTCCGAGCAGTCTAGTAATAATAATAAACGCCCAAATACTCCGATACTTTCAGATAATTCTGATGGTAAAGATAAAAATGTTAAAGCTGAAACAATAAAAATTTTATCTTGGAATTTGTATAATTTTGGCAAATCAAAAGACGCTCAAGAAATTGAATATATTGCCAAAAAATTAAAAGATTATGATATTGTAGCTATTCAAGAGGTTTCAACTTCGCTTTATGGCATTCGTGCTGTTGCAAAATTGGCTGACGAACTAAACAGAACAGGGAGCAAATGGGAGTATAAAATTAGTGAGCCTACTTCAGGAAATGGCAAAGAACGTTATGCGTATGTATGGAAAACATCAACAAAAAATGCCAAAATTTTACTCAAAAAAGATTGGCTGGAAGAAAGTATTGAAGCCAAAGTAGATAGAGAACCTTATATGGCACGTTTTGAAATTGAATCTAAATCTACAAAAAATACAGTGTTGCTTGGAAGTTTTCATGCTGTGCCTACAAGTAAAGACCCTGAAAAAGAAGTTGTTTTCTTGGAAGAAATTCCGAATAAATATCGAACAGATAATATTTTGATTATGGGAGATTTTAATCTTAGTCAAAAACATGAAGCATTTGATGGACTTAGAGAGCGTTCGTTTGTAGCAGCTTTTGAAGGACAAAAAACAAGCCTTCGTATGAAGTTAAAAGATGGAAATCCATTAAATAAAGAATATGATAATATCTTTGTAGAAAAGAGAGGCTTTGAAATTAAAAAAGCCGAAGTAATTCATTTTTATAAAGATTATAAGAGCTTAAAAGAAGCTCGTTATATTTCTGACCATATTCCTATTTGGGTAGAATTAGATTTTAAATAA
- a CDS encoding DUF6970 domain-containing protein, whose translation MKNLILCAIASLFLFTSCFEKEEEVTVVPKEEIEVAPIEEGNVMECEQVIKFIQEINNCPVPREGDGRASINKYNYKGKMTYYINPTGSCWTDDLGFIIDGNCNKVCITSHVYEEDTCSDWSQNSIFVETVWRDNR comes from the coding sequence ATGAAAAATTTAATTTTATGTGCTATTGCTAGTTTATTTTTATTTACTTCTTGTTTTGAGAAAGAAGAAGAGGTTACTGTTGTTCCAAAAGAGGAAATTGAAGTAGCTCCTATTGAAGAAGGGAATGTTATGGAATGTGAACAGGTAATTAAGTTTATACAAGAGATAAATAATTGTCCTGTTCCTCGTGAGGGAGATGGTAGAGCATCTATAAACAAATATAATTATAAAGGAAAAATGACTTATTATATCAATCCGACAGGTAGCTGTTGGACAGATGATTTAGGATTCATAATAGATGGAAATTGTAACAAGGTGTGTATCACTTCTCATGTATATGAAGAAGATACTTGTTCCGATTGGAGTCAGAATTCCATTTTTGTAGAAACAGTTTGGCGAGATAACAGATAA
- a CDS encoding MerR family transcriptional regulator: MRDTNTYSIRDLENLTGIRAHTIRMWEQRYELVTPKRTDTNIRYYDSEDLKYMLNVALLNNNGVRISKIAKMSEDEVYIKVKETLSKTSDYQSQIGALTTATIDINEEQFERIMSTSILQFGFEKTMLNIIYPFLSRIGMLWTTNAINPAQEHFITGLIRQKIIVAIDGQYRDKSSGTGKKYILFLPSGELHEISLLFSYYLLKVRGNQVIYLGQNLPLKDLQEVHATHQPATLVTIITSSPSANAVEEYLFEIGERFSDSDILVSGFQVMGQDYKTAKNVFVLQKPQDLIAYAEEQATE, from the coding sequence GTGCGAGATACCAATACTTATTCCATACGAGATTTAGAAAATCTAACAGGCATCAGGGCGCATACCATTCGAATGTGGGAACAGCGTTATGAGCTTGTTACTCCCAAAAGAACCGATACAAATATTCGTTATTATGACTCGGAAGATTTAAAATATATGCTCAATGTAGCTTTACTTAATAACAATGGAGTTCGTATTTCGAAGATTGCCAAGATGTCGGAAGATGAAGTTTATATAAAAGTAAAAGAAACGCTCTCCAAAACTTCTGATTATCAATCTCAAATTGGAGCTCTTACAACTGCCACTATTGATATTAATGAAGAACAGTTTGAGAGGATTATGTCCACTAGTATTTTACAATTTGGCTTTGAAAAAACAATGCTTAATATCATTTATCCTTTTTTGAGTAGAATAGGAATGCTTTGGACAACAAATGCTATCAATCCAGCGCAAGAGCATTTTATTACTGGGCTTATTCGTCAGAAAATAATTGTTGCCATAGATGGACAATATAGAGATAAATCTTCAGGAACAGGAAAAAAATATATTCTATTTTTACCAAGTGGAGAGCTTCACGAAATTTCACTTTTGTTTTCTTATTATCTTTTAAAAGTAAGAGGAAATCAAGTTATTTACTTAGGTCAGAATCTTCCTTTAAAAGACTTGCAAGAAGTACACGCTACTCATCAGCCAGCTACTTTGGTTACCATTATTACTTCTTCGCCAAGTGCAAATGCAGTAGAAGAGTATTTATTTGAGATTGGTGAACGCTTCTCTGATAGTGATATTTTGGTTTCGGGTTTTCAAGTAATGGGACAAGATTATAAGACTGCCAAAAATGTATTTGTTTTACAAAAACCACAAGATTTGATTGCTTATGCTGAAGAGCAAGCTACTGAATAA
- a CDS encoding succinylglutamate desuccinylase/aspartoacylase family protein, protein MKNEFPNYHKDIVIDGVSIAVGEQKQINLNIAKLPSRTSIDTPVFVYRSKNPGKTLLLIAGMHGDEVNGVEIIRQLIAKELVIPKRGTVIAIPLLNIYGFLNFSREVPDGKDINRSFPGSKEGSLASRVAHAFTNEILPHIDLGVDFHTGGGRINNFSQLRCLLAEGDNEEYARAFAPHFIINSKLRDKSLRNVAQQMGKSIMVYEGGESQRLNRAPVKEGMRGAVRLMHYLDMIDKEDIAKMRGAERVTEPIILERTSWMRAKFSGLFRSFVKNGSLIEEGQVIGSLTDPFGELHHDIICKQCCHVVAINHQAVVNQGDAIFHLGKTS, encoded by the coding sequence ATGAAAAACGAATTTCCAAATTATCATAAAGATATTGTTATTGATGGTGTTTCCATAGCAGTCGGAGAGCAAAAACAAATCAATCTGAATATTGCCAAACTTCCTTCACGTACTTCAATTGATACTCCTGTTTTTGTTTATCGTTCCAAAAATCCAGGAAAAACATTGCTGTTGATTGCAGGAATGCATGGTGATGAAGTAAATGGTGTAGAAATTATCAGACAATTGATTGCCAAAGAATTAGTAATTCCTAAACGTGGAACTGTCATCGCAATTCCTCTTTTGAACATTTATGGATTTCTGAATTTTTCTAGGGAAGTTCCTGATGGAAAAGATATTAATAGAAGTTTTCCAGGTAGTAAAGAAGGTTCATTGGCTAGTCGTGTGGCTCATGCTTTCACAAATGAAATTCTTCCTCATATAGATTTAGGAGTAGATTTTCATACAGGAGGAGGACGAATAAATAACTTTTCGCAGCTTCGTTGTTTGTTGGCAGAAGGAGATAATGAAGAATATGCTCGTGCTTTTGCGCCTCATTTTATCATCAATTCCAAACTTAGAGATAAGTCTCTTCGCAATGTTGCTCAACAGATGGGAAAATCAATTATGGTTTATGAAGGGGGAGAATCTCAACGCCTAAACCGTGCGCCTGTAAAAGAGGGAATGCGTGGAGCTGTTCGTTTGATGCATTATTTGGATATGATAGACAAAGAAGATATAGCCAAAATGCGTGGTGCAGAACGAGTGACCGAACCTATTATTTTGGAACGAACTTCTTGGATGCGAGCTAAATTTTCAGGTCTTTTTAGGTCATTTGTAAAAAATGGTTCTTTGATAGAAGAAGGGCAAGTAATTGGAAGTCTGACTGACCCTTTTGGTGAGCTTCATCATGACATTATTTGCAAACAATGTTGTCATGTAGTAGCAATTAATCATCAAGCTGTCGTGAATCAAGGAGATGCAATTTTTCATTTGGGAAAAACAAGTTAA
- a CDS encoding transketolase family protein: MKKYTFEKKSDTRSGFGDGLTELGKTNPKVVALCADLIGSLKMGDFQKQFPERFYQVGIAEANMMGIAAGLTIGGWIPFTGTFANFSTGRVYDQIRQSIAYSHKNVKICASHAGITLGEDGATHQILEDIGMMQMLPNMTVINPCDYNQTKAATLAIADYQNPVYLRFGRPKVPVFMPTDVKFEIGKAITLQEGTDVTIFATGHLVWEAILAHEELLKEGISAEIINIHTIKPLDREAILKSVAKTKCAVSAEEHQITGGLGSSIAQTLVMNNPVPMEFVGVDDSFGESGTPDELMIKYGLTSADIVKKAKAVLERKAKLASL; the protein is encoded by the coding sequence ATGAAAAAATATACTTTCGAAAAGAAAAGCGATACTCGCTCAGGTTTTGGCGACGGACTTACAGAACTAGGCAAAACAAATCCTAAAGTAGTTGCACTTTGTGCTGACCTTATTGGCTCACTCAAAATGGGTGATTTTCAAAAACAATTTCCAGAGCGTTTTTATCAAGTTGGTATTGCAGAAGCCAATATGATGGGCATTGCAGCAGGTCTTACTATCGGTGGCTGGATTCCTTTTACAGGAACTTTTGCCAATTTTTCAACAGGTAGAGTATATGACCAAATTCGTCAATCAATTGCTTATTCTCACAAAAATGTCAAAATTTGTGCTTCTCATGCAGGTATTACCCTTGGAGAAGATGGAGCAACTCACCAAATTTTGGAAGATATTGGAATGATGCAAATGCTTCCTAACATGACAGTTATTAATCCTTGTGATTATAACCAAACAAAAGCAGCTACTTTAGCTATTGCTGATTATCAAAACCCTGTTTATTTGCGTTTTGGTCGTCCAAAAGTTCCTGTTTTTATGCCTACCGATGTAAAATTTGAAATCGGAAAAGCTATCACTTTACAAGAAGGAACAGATGTTACTATTTTTGCAACTGGGCATTTGGTTTGGGAAGCAATTTTGGCACATGAAGAATTATTGAAAGAAGGAATTTCTGCCGAAATAATCAATATTCATACAATAAAGCCATTGGATAGAGAAGCTATTTTGAAATCAGTTGCCAAAACAAAATGTGCTGTTTCTGCTGAAGAACACCAAATTACAGGTGGTTTGGGAAGTAGCATTGCTCAAACTTTAGTAATGAACAACCCTGTACCAATGGAATTTGTAGGCGTAGATGATAGCTTTGGAGAAAGTGGAACGCCTGATGAATTGATGATAAAATACGGACTTACTTCTGCTGATATTGTCAAAAAAGCAAAAGCTGTTTTAGAAAGAAAAGCAAAACTAGCTTCTCTTTAG
- a CDS encoding UPF0158 family protein has protein sequence MNIPQSIIKEVADEINAFGNCYINKTTLEIIAFPKDEYERKEFLSIIINAVDEDEEQQKYKDIEQNPQNYYLIEKPSSSDGYKLMEKFASQISDERIRERLEQALDGKSPFANFKHIVKQEIPKKWYAFEEVELIKYVENELKRQTE, from the coding sequence ATGAATATTCCACAATCTATTATCAAAGAAGTAGCTGATGAAATAAATGCTTTTGGAAATTGCTACATAAACAAAACTACTTTAGAAATAATTGCTTTTCCAAAAGATGAATATGAAAGAAAAGAGTTTTTGAGTATTATAATTAATGCTGTTGATGAAGATGAAGAACAACAGAAATACAAAGACATAGAACAAAATCCTCAAAACTATTACCTTATCGAAAAGCCTTCTTCTTCTGATGGATATAAACTAATGGAAAAATTTGCAAGCCAAATTTCTGATGAAAGAATTAGGGAGAGATTAGAGCAGGCTTTAGATGGTAAAAGTCCATTTGCTAATTTTAAGCACATTGTCAAACAAGAAATTCCTAAAAAATGGTATGCGTTTGAAGAAGTAGAATTAATAAAATATGTAGAAAATGAGCTAAAAAGGCAAACAGAATAA